One window of the Cotesia glomerata isolate CgM1 linkage group LG10, MPM_Cglom_v2.3, whole genome shotgun sequence genome contains the following:
- the LOC123272473 gene encoding protein transport protein Sec16A isoform X2, which yields MNNPYRARIGRQRVDHSATAAVPNYGARNQNSWPGMTGNQSQPVIGGANQTNNVDNDSWDWNTDKADNNNDSWNWNIDQSAEQTQLHPQQQQQQQPPPAHGSNYTTMRPAHQNLPQDNSNYYTNINGNRQVLAGQHQLQSTQTGNLPPTRESTPSHSDSYAQFPNFPANQSQQTPPRTSSTNSSVSDTQNQAQWQTNQQVIFNPYAPPRASSFEATNQQQAQQFNPNAYNWNGVEPSGGQSWPSQTTEPFWHDQNSNKREDYHAEFDKSKQQVQVQEQFNKSPPQNPVKEIPGQWQADNHDNNQLKAHSQEPVAPNQWREDAHDRRVEPQDQFIPNHPRQPDNFNQSWSPVSLQSNTNVKPEVDKKLLDVNLDNNYSTPTSLQNTVVDPRSEEQNVPVFTSSQTPVLDTTSNLFTGIETKINDKVDRRNIDLVKNDNTMSDITTNVKQLNIEDKDSHSQHSFESHPSLFPVHSMAQPVEQWPNQSIQSINKPPEPSTLSSQHIAQTADHYTPVSFASSESRHQTYDPTSPPSIQSHDVSPQQPTIQSHEYAVPLTSAQSSYYYQESFTSHQTTPVINTPEASGSPSLPLQKPPYNPLENTMPYPVNTESVQVPSEVPKQMNLPPAGEVRGVPTTKAGYDQWYNQKTSPPQNVRYPVAERSAPMQQQKTWMPTEPVDNYEVSKSSEFINDVKSSVTESESHERQNSVKESREEDKSLIVTEPTIKNLMEQSAHPANQQVNSVQQIQPVNQQIQPINQLIQSQHEQENYEFASNDRNTFLETGELTDLHHDQGVPSSNHDEENDEVPGDIPFLREVPGQSSYGDPRRNDPTGQEQYVQSTRNLDSRRNPPEPVLNTQPRSIAIAPSDRTERRDVPSGQERRESRLLSRDTETPERRNDPSGRERSFPPSQSRNDPSGEERIQSQSQINLEPAEVRQVPGSGTNSVEPPPSAEVVRQITGGVSRNEPVIPEDSNARIVTGSQQVLPAASVMQDLPSNETRNKREEAVGASIENPPAVTASPKRRDSYQDGDDEESGNSRDDNRERRREPSPTDRRRYDYDPKGDRSYYDRDREYDDVYYYDRRRGHDFERPYNSREDLDRRDASFRESDRRHLSRDDLDDRRRLKDDDRRGHRSEVDPRHRDTRDYEPPRYPRDRDYDRRRDDRHRYYGEYDPRDPRDPRREFYDDPYTRSSRPSSRSSYNDRERDFYGRRDPYYGYNGYNTYDFGTNYNNNYYAYLENLRRTNPTAYMEWYNKYYGNQQHNISTVGRVPSYPEDRASVHSGRSSCDDRTNSGKHTIGDISLLEDSRIVSRLTPTKFSTSHVQGSFSIGSLVQVHASYPADGERARVDIVQVDSLLMHDPITREIRAYPGPLVKGVTHKKTIIEYCEAKIKKAAVNDELIDHASYILLYQLMIMLIQQNGNVVGVDIATLLLKNKEIYPYDAHKTNHKPIRRESTISQRSGGAGREGSVHEEVAQEIEEVKPMKTVEQITNEFRNTLLCGLVQEALEYAMTEGLWGHALFLASKLDKRTHASVMTRFANSLPVQDPLQTLYQLHSGRVPASVTCVADSKWDDWRPHLAMIISNTSANPEINRRAISTLGDTLTARGDIHGAHFCYILAQIDFGIYATPGVKLVLIGSNHHKSYAEFATLEAVMLTEIYEYARNLSEPGFTIIGLQTFKFEIAQKMVDYGLIEKALLYLEQIAINIVQEPSKYKASFIQNVYTLSERIKFHDPVFKDCIEDVATLAWLNNLSDIVGRCQTGEIVQESNFTARTDAPSVMQDHEQRDTQQWNYQQDYSNAPVSMMEVPTVDTNQDTWQPMSLPNTLQEPYVTEQNIQYGQNVDGNQYHQQQQQQQQQQQQQQQEQPQEYWNQQTYNQNYSRDYNSDWQQPSNQMQYHGEQNDVDSAQVPGWNYESQPQPQISMSPSTKQYDPLEELDTLDPSDHGKSTGDNKKQDKQPEKKNPNSGGSWFGGLFSKLTPKPKNQMILPDDSNPTIVWDPVAKKWSNKDEDGDSGSSRLAPPPRMTEMNLSTPAVEQSQKPPPIPEQTNSSHQSQRSLDNSTPNSSKMITGSNNMFKLQKSRSMRANYIDVMNLGGVKSNGPPSNLPTPANSPMMPMAASSPQLFVPAPVNDPNAPVDFLTPAPAPIPQNESASQGLSRWSSTSSLSREVQSYTMRDPRLQQRIKGPMMYNPANVTDNSAMSVPKNRYPRR from the exons ATGAAT AATCCGTATCGAGCAAGAATCGGTAGACAGCGAGTAGATCACTCTGCAACTGCAGCAGTCCCAAATTATGGAGCCAGAAATCAGAATTCTTGGCCTGGGATGACTGGCAACCAGAGTCAGCCAGTTATTGGGGGAGCTAATCAAACAAATAACGTCGATAACGACTCTTGGGACTGGAACACAGACAAAGCTGACAATAACAATGATTCTTGGAACTGGAATATCGATCAATCTGCAGAGCAGACTCAGTTGCACCCtcaacagcagcagcaacagcagccACCACCTGCCCACGGGTCTAATTATACAACTATGAGACCGGCTCATCAGAATTTGCCTCAAgacaattcaaattattacaCCAACATTAATGGAAACAGACAAGTTTTAGCAGGCCAACATCAATTGCAGTCAACACAAACTGGAAATTTACCACCAACTAGAGAATCAACGCCCAGTCATTCGGATTCTTACGCTCAGTTTCCGAATTTTCCAGCAAATCAGAGCCAACAAACGCCACCGAGAACTAGCTCGACTAACTCTAGTGTTAGTGACACTCAAAATCAGGCTCAGTGGCAAACAAACCAGCAGGTGATTTTTAATCCTTACGCTCCTCCCAGAGCATCATCATTCGAAGCGACCAATCAGCAGCAAGCTCAGCAGTTCAATCCAAATGCTTACAATTGGAATGGCGTAGAGCCGTCTGGAGGTCAGAGTTGGCCGAGTCAAACTACTGAGCCGTTCTGGCATGATCAAAACTCCAATAAACGAGAAGATTATCATGCTGAATTTGATAAAAGTAAGCAGCAGGTGCAGGTGCAagagcaatttaacaaatcacCACCTCAGAATCCGGTAAAAGAAATTCCTGGTCAGTGGCAGGCTGATAATCATGACAATAATCAACTGAAAGCACATAGCCAGGAACCAGTTGCGCCTAATCAGTGGCGTGAAGATGCTCATGATAGAAGAGTTGAACCTCAAGATCAATTTATCCCAAACCATCCACGTCAGCCGGATAATTTCAACCAATCGTGGTCGCCGGTTAGTCTTCAGTCAAATACCAACGTGAAACCCGAAgtggataaaaaattgttggatGTTAATttggataataattattctactCCAACAAGCTTACAAAATACAGTTGTAGATCCACGCTCCGAAGAACAAAATGTTCCTGTTTTCACCTCAAGCCAAACTCCAGTTCTTGATACTACAAGCAATTTATTTACTGGAATCGAGACTAAAATTAATGACAAAGTAGATCGTCGGAATATCGACTTggttaaaaatgacaatactATGAGCGACATAACGACCAATGTTAagcaattaaatattgaagataaagATTCACATTCTCAGCACTCATTTGAAAGCCACCCATCGCTGTTTCCTGTTCATTCAATGGCTCAGCCAGTAGAACAGTGGCCTAATCAGTCGATCCAATCAATAAACAAACCTCCGGAACCGTCAACTCTGTCTAGTCAGCATATTGCTCAAACAGCAGACCACTATACACCTGTTTCATTTGCATCTTCTGAAAGCAGACATCAAACTTATGATCCCACTAGCCCACCAAGTATTCAATCTCACGACGTCTCTCCCCAACAGCCAACGATTCAGTCGCATGAGTACGCAGTACCTCTAACTTCTGCTCAGTCGTCTTATTACTACCAAGAATCGTTTACTAGCCACCAAACGACACCTGTAATAAACACACCTGAAGCTTCTGGATCACCAAGTTTGCCACTTCAAAAACCTCCGTACAATCCTTTAGAAAATACCATGCCTTATCCAGTAAACACTGAAAGTGTACAAGTGCCTAGTGAAGTACCTAAACAAATGAATCTTCCTCCTGCTGGTGAAGTTAGAGGTGTACCAACGACTAAAGCTGGCTATGATCAATGGTACAATCAGAAGACAAGTCCACCGCAGAATGTCAGGTATCCAGTCGCTGAAAGAAGTGCTCCTATGCAGCAGCAAAAAACTTGGATGCCTACAGAGCCAGTGGATAATTACGAAGTTTCTAAATCAagtgaatttattaatgatgTTAAGTCTTCAGTGACTGAATCTGAGTCTCATGAGCGACAGAATTCCGTTAAAGAATCAAGGGAAGAAgataaaagtttaattgttACCGAGcctactattaaaaatttaatggagCAATCTGCTCACCCTGCAAATCAGCAAGTTAATTCTGTTCAGCAAATCCAACCAGTAAATCAACAAATTCAGCCAATTAATCAGCTAATTCAGTCTCAGCATGAGCAAGAAAATTATGAGTTTGCATCTAATGACAGAAACACATTCCTCGAAACTGGTGAGCTGACAGATTTGCATCACGATCAAGGTGTACCATCATCTAATCACGATGAAGAAAACGATGAAGTGCCTGGTGATATTCCGTTCTTACGAGAAGTACCGGGTCAATCAAGCTACGGTGATCCGCGACGTAACGACCCTACTGGTCAAGAGCAATACGTACAGTCTACCCGTAATTTAGATTCCAGAAGAAACCCTCCAGAGCCGGTTCTAAACACTCAGCCTCGTTCTATCGCCATAGCACCATCCGATCGTACAGAGCGCCGTGACGTTCCTTCTGGCCAAGAGAGACGAGAAAGCAGACTACTGTCTCGCGATACAGAGACACCTGAGCGTAGAAACGATCCTTCGGGAAGAGAAAGATCATTTCCGCCTTCGCAGTCACGCAATGACCCCTCAGGCGAGGAGAGAATTCAGTCTCAAAGTCAAATTAATCTGGAGCCTGCTGAAGTGCGTCAAGTACCTGGTAGCGGAACTAATTCCGTAGAGCCTCCGCCTTCAGCTGAAGTAGTACGTCAAATAACTGGCGGTGTGTCCCGTAATGAGCCGGTTATTCCAGAAGACAGCAATGCCAGAATTGTAACGGGATCCCAGCAAGTTTTACCAGCAGCCAGTGTGATGCAAGACCTCCCGTCAAACGAGACTAGAAACAAACGCGAAGAAGCCGTTGGTGCGTCAATTGAAAATCCTCCGGCTGTTACTGCTTCTCCAAAACGTCGCGATTCTTATCAAGACGGAGATGATGAAGAATCTGGAAACAGTCGCGATGATAACCGCGAGAGACGTCGGGAGCCCAGTCCTACTGACAGGCGTCGTTATGATTACGATCCTAAAGGCGACAGGAGTTACTACGATCGCGATAGAGAGTATGATGATGTTTATTACTACGATAGAAGGCGTGGTCATGATTTCGAACGGCCTTACAATTCAAGGGAAGACTTGGATCGACGTGATGCGTCGTTCAGAGAAAGTGATCGCCGTCATCTGAGCCGTGATGACCTGGACGATCGCAGGAGGCTCAAGGATGATGATAGAAGGGGTCATAGGAGCGAGGTTGATCCCAGACATCGCGATACCAGAGACTATGAACCACCGAGGTATCCCAGAGATAGGGATTATGATCGCAGGAGAGATGACCGACATAGATATTATGGTGAATATGATCCCAGAGATCCTAGAGATCCTAGGCGTGAATTCTATGATGATCCGTATACTCGCAGCTCTAGACCTTCCAGTAGGTCTTCTTACAATGACCGAGAACGCGATTTCTACGGACGGAGAGACCCGTACTATGGATACAATGGCTACAATACTTATGATTTTGGAactaattacaataataattattacgcGTACTTAGAAAATTTACGAAGGACTAATCCTACTGCTTATATGGAGTggtacaataaatattatggaAACCAACAACATAATATCAGTACTGTCGGTCGGGTTCCGAGTTATCCTGAGGACCGAGCTAGTGTTCATTCGGGAAGAAGTTCCTGTGATGACAG GACAAACAGTGGAAAACATACAATTGGAGATATTTCTTTATTGGAGGATTCAAGAATTGTATCACGACTTACTCCaactaaattttcaacatCTCACGTTCAAG gttCATTTTCAATTGGTTCATTGGTGCAAGTTCATGCAAGTTATCCTGCAGATGGAGAACGTGCTAGAGTTGATATTGTTCAAGTAGACAGTTTGTTAATGCATGATCCAATTACTCGGGAAATTCGTGCTTATCCGGGACCATTGgtcaa ggGTGTTACACACAAGAAGACGATTATAGAGTACTGTGAagccaaaataaaaaaagcagcTGTAAACGATGAACTTATTGACCATGCCTCTTATATTTTGCTGTACCAGCTGATGATTATGCTTATTCAGCAGAACGgt aACGTTGTTGGTGTGGATATTGCTACGCTCTTGTTGAAAAACAAAGAAATTTATCCTTACGACGCGCATAAAACAAACCACAAACCAATACGCCGTGAATCAACAATTTCACAGCGGTCTGGTGGCGCAGGACGAGAAGGATCAGTGCATGAAGAAGTGGCGCAAGAAATAGAAGAAGTAAAACCAATGAAGACTGTCGAGCAgataacaaatgaatttagaAACACTTTGCTGTGTGGTCTAGTTCAAGAAGCTTTGGAGTACGCGATGACTGAAGGTCTGTGGGGTCATGCACTGTTCCTCGCGAGTAAACTAGACAAACGTACACATGCATCTGTCATGACCCGCTTCGCCAATAGTTTACCGGTTCAAGATCCTCTTCAGACTTTGTACCAACTTCACTCGGGTCGAGTACCAGCGAGTGTAACTTGTGTGGCTGACAGTAAGTGGGACGACTGGCGCCCACACTTGGCCATGATTATATCAAACACATCAGCTAATCCGGAAATAAATCGCCGTGCGATATCAACTCTCGGTGATACACTTACAGCGCGTGGTGATATTCATGGCGCGCATTTCTGTTACATACTAGCGCAAATTGATTTTGGAATTTATGCAACACCTGGTGTTAAGCTCGTGTTAATTGGGTCAAATCACCACAAATCTTACGCTGAATTTGCCACTCTCGAAGCGGTAATGCTCACGGAAATTTACGAGTATGCACGGAATTTAAGCGAGCCAGGTTTTACAATCATAGGACTGCaaacatttaaatttgaaattgctCAAAAAATGGTTGACTATGGGCTGATTGAAAAAGCATTGCTCTATCTAGAACAAATAGCAATTAACATTGTGCAAGAGCCTTCAAAATACAAGGCATCGTTCATCCAAAATGTTTACACATTGAGCGAGAGGATAAAATTCCATGATCCAGTTTTCAAAGACTGCATTGAAGACGTCGCTACGCTGGCTTGGCTCAATAATTTGAGTGATATTGTGGGTCGTTGCCAGACAGGCGAAATTGTTCAAGAATCAAATTTTACCGCTCGCACAGATGCGCCGAGTGTCATGCAGGATCACGAGCAGCGTGACACTCAGCAATGGAATTATCAGCAGGATTATTCAAACGCTCCGGTCTCTATGATGGAGGTTCCTACTGTTGATACTAATCAAGACACATGGCAACCTATGTCTCTCCCTAATACCTTGCAAGAGCCTTATGTTACTGAGCAAAATATTCAGTATGGACAGAATGTCGATGGCAATCAGTATcatcagcagcagcagcagcagcaacagcagcagcagcaacagcagcagGAACAACCGCAAGAATATTGGAATCAGCAGACTTACAATCAAAATTATTCGAGGGATTATAACTCTGATTGGCAACAACCGTCCAATCAAATGCAGTATCACGGTGAACAAAATGATGTTGATTCTGCTCAAGTTCCTGGATGGAATTACGAG tcGCAGCCCCAGCCGCAGATTTCTATGAGTCCGTCGACTAAGCAGTACGATCCTTTGGAGGAACTGGACACCCTGGACCCGAGTGACCACGGAAAATCCACTGGTGATAATAAGAAGCAAGACAAGCAGCCGGAGAAAAAGAATCCGAATTCTGGCGGGTCCTGGTTCGGAGGACTCTTCAGTAAACTTACGCCTAAGCCCAAAAATCAGATGATCTTGCCGGATGATAGCAATCCGACG ATTGTCTGGGACCCAGTTGCCAAAAAGTGGAGTAACAAAGACGAGGATGGAGATAGCGGCTCCTCCCGGTTGGCTCCACCGCCAAGAATGACAGAGATGAATTTATCTACGCCAGCTGTCGAACAAAGTCAAAAACCACCACCAATTCCTGAACAAACTAACTCTTCTCATCAAAGTCAGCGTAGCTTAGATAATTCGACCCCCAATTCATCGAAAATGATCACCGGAAGCAACAATATGTTCAAGTTACAAAAGTCTAGAAGCATGCGTGCTAATTATATTGATGTAATGAATCTTGGAGGAGTTAAGAGCAATGGACCACCGTCTAATCTTCCGACACCTGCGAATTCGCCTATGATGCCTATGGCTGCTTCGTCGCCTCAACTTTTTGTCCCAGCACCAG taaatgatCCAAATGCACCAGTAGATTTTTTAACGCCAGCCCCGGCCCCAATTCCTCAAAATGAATCAGCGAGCCAAGGt CTCTCTCGGTGGAGCTCGACTAGCTCATTATCTCGCGAGGTACAGAGCTACACAATGAGGgatccgcgtcttcagcaacGGAtcaag GGACCAATGATGTACAATCCGGCAAACGTAACAGATAACTCGGCGATGAGTGTCCCGAAAAATAGATACCCAAGACGataa